The following are from one region of the Etheostoma spectabile isolate EspeVRDwgs_2016 chromosome 15, UIUC_Espe_1.0, whole genome shotgun sequence genome:
- the LOC116703591 gene encoding transportin-2 isoform X2, with protein sequence MSVSQGSFGALQKICEDSSELLDSDALNRPLNIMIPKFLQFFKHCSPKIRSHAIACVNQFIIGRAQALMENIDTFIESLFALAADEDSEVRKNVCRALVMLLEVRIDRLIPHMHSIIQYMLQRTQDPDENVALEACEFWLTLAEQPICKEMLSGHLAQLTPILVNGMKYSEIDIILLKGDVEEDEAVPDSDQDIKPRFHKSRTVTLQHEGGEGEEGEDIEDDDDDDDDSLSDWNLRKCSAAALDVLANVFRDELLPHLLPLLKGLLFHPDWVIKESGILVLGAIAEGCMQGMVPYLPELIPHLIQCLCDKKALVRSIACWTLSRYAHWVVSQPPDSYLKPLMTELLKRILDGNKRVQEAACSAFATLEEEACTELVPYLSFILDTLVFAFGKYQHKNLLILYDAIGTLADSVGHHLNQPEYIQKLMPPLIGKWNELKDEDKDLFPLLECLSSVATALQSGFLPYCEPVYQRCVTLVQKTLAQAMMYNQHPDQYEAPDKDFMIVALDLLSGLAEGLGGHVEQLVARSNIMTLLFQCMQDTMPEVRQSSFALLGDLTKACFLHVKPCIAEFMPILGLNLNPEFISVCNNATWAIGEISMQMGAEMQPYVGMVLPHLVEIINRPNTPKTLLENTAITIGRLGYVCPQEVAPQLQQFIRPWCTSLRNIRDNEEKDSAFRGICVMIGVNPAGVVQDFIFFCDAVASWVNPNDDLRDMFYKILHGFKDQVGEDNWQQFSEQFPPLLKERLSACYGV encoded by the exons GTCCCATGCCATCGCCTGTGTGAACCAATTTATCATTGGCCGAGCCCAGGCCCTAATGGAAAACATTGACACCTTCATAGAG AGCCTGTTTGCGCTGGCAGCAGATGAGGACTCTGAGGTTCGAAAGAACGTCTGCCGAGCCCTGGTCATGTTACTGGAGGTCCGCATTGACCGCCTCATCCCCCACATGCACAGCATCATCCAG TACATGCTGCAGAGGACCCAGGACCCCGACGAGAACGTGGCTCTGGAGGCGTGCGAGTTTTGGCTGACTTTAGCGGAGCAACCTATCTGTAAGGAGATGCTGTCTGGACACCTGGCGCA ACTGACACCTATCTTGGTAAATGGGATGAAGTATTCAGAGATAGACATCATTCTATTAAAG GGCGATGTGGAGGAGGACGAGGCAGTACCAGATAGCGATCAGGACATTAAGCCCCGTTTCCACAAGTCGCGCACTGTCACTCTGCAGCatgaaggaggagagggggaagagGGCGAGGACATCGAAGATGACGATGACGATGATGACGACTCACTGTCAGACTGGAACCTGC GAAAGTGTTCAGCTGCAGCCCTGGACGTGCTGGCCAATGTGTTTCGTGACGAGCTGCTGCCCCACCTCCTGCCGCTCCTGAAAGGCCTGCTCTTCCACCCCGACTGGGTCATCAAGGAGTCTGGCATCCTGGTTTTGGGGGCAATAGCTGAGG GTTGCATGCAGGGCATGGTGCCCTACCTACCGGAGCTGATCCCCCACCTTATCCAGTGTCTCTGCGACAAAAAGGCCCTGGTGCGCTCCATTGCCTGTTGGACCCTGAGTCGCTATGCACATTGGGTGGTCTCCCAGCCCCCTGACTCCTACCTCAAACCCCTTATGACAGAGCTTCTTAAACGCATCCTGGATGGCAACAAGAGGGTGCAAGAGGCTGCTTGCAG TGCGTTTGCTACCCTAGAAGAGGAGGCGTGCACAGAGCTGGTGCCCTACCTGAGCTTTATCCTGGACACACTGGTGTTTGCCTTTGGGAAGTACCAGCACAAGAATCTCCTCATTCTCTATGATGCCATAGGAACTCTAGCAGACTCAGTGGGTCACCACCTCAATCAGCCT GAGTATATTCAAAAGTTGATGCCCCCCCTTATTGGCAAGTGGAATGAGTTGAAAGATGAAGACAAGGATCTCTTCCCGCTACTAGAG TGTCTGTCGTCAGTAGCAACCGCCCTGCAGAGTGGGTTTCTGCCTTACTGTGAGCCTGTCTATCAGCGCTGTGTCACACTAGTCCAGAAGACACTAGCTCAGGCTATG ATGTACAACCAGCATCCAGACCAGTACGAGGCTCCTGACAAGGATTTTATGATTGTGGCCTTGGATCTGCTGAGCGGCCTGGCTGAGGGTTTGGGGGGTCATGTGGAACAGCTAGTGGCCCGCTCGAACATCATGACCCTGCTTTTCCAGTGCATGCAG GATACTATGCCTGAGGTGAGGCAAAGCTCCTTCGCTCTGCTGGGTGATCTAACCAAGGCGTGTTTCCTCCATGTTAAGCCCTGCATTG CTGAGTTCATGCCCATCCTGGGGCTCAACCTGAACCCAGAGTTTATTTCAGTGTGTAACAATGCCACCTGGGCCATTGGAGAGATCTCCATGCAAATGG GGGCAGAGATGCAGCCGTATGTGGGAATGGTTCTGCCACACCTGGTTGAGATCATCAATAGACCCAACACGCCCAAGACTCTGCTGGAAAACACAG CCATTACGATTGGCAGACTGGGTTATGTCTGTCCCCAGGAGGTGGCACCACAGCTGCAGCAATTCATTAGACCATG GTGCACATCGTTGAGGAATATCCGAGATAACGAGGAGAAAGACTCCGCCTTCAGGGGAATCTGTGTGATGATTGGCGTCAACCCTGCAGGAGTGGTGCAG GATTTCATATTCTTCTGTGACGCTGTGGCCTCCTGGGTCAACCCCAACGACGACCTGAGAGACATGTTTTACAAG ATCTTGCATGGCTTTAAGGATCAGGTCGGGGAAGACAACTGGCAGCAGTTCTCGGAGCAGTTCCCTCCTCTGTTAAAGGAGCGCCTGTCGGCCTGCTACGGCGTCTAA